One Desulfatitalea tepidiphila genomic region harbors:
- a CDS encoding branched-chain amino acid ABC transporter substrate-binding protein — MKRKLFLSMLMGIALLTMIVVPAVAQDTIKIAFVEGLSGPFAGVGDAGYKHYQYMADLINARGGVLGGKKLEIVPFDTKSSPKEALIVLKAAIDQGIRIITQGNASSVAGALIEALNKHNERNPDQQVIYLNYAAVTPAFTNELCSFWHFRFDAHVDMKIAAITDYIKNKPDIKKVYLCNQDYVFGHAVSDAAKQMLAEKRPDIEIVGDTFTPLGKVKDFSPYVAKIQASGAQAVISGNWGADMSLLVKAAKDAGLDAQFYTFYGSGLGAPAAIGEAGIGKLISVIEWHFNLAVEENKPEDEKFFLGYQEKYSDGGKSPYYYGRIRTTMEMLALAIDKAGSAKAKDIAFALEGMEYDTPYGKVVMRAEDHQLIQPLYLMVYAKKGEGTVKYDSENSGVGFKTIARIEAKDTAMPTTCQMQRPAK, encoded by the coding sequence ATGAAGAGGAAATTGTTTCTTTCCATGTTGATGGGTATCGCCCTTTTGACCATGATCGTTGTTCCGGCAGTGGCCCAGGACACGATTAAAATCGCCTTTGTCGAAGGATTGTCAGGCCCTTTTGCGGGCGTGGGTGACGCCGGTTACAAACACTATCAGTATATGGCGGATTTGATCAATGCCAGGGGAGGGGTGCTGGGCGGCAAGAAGCTGGAGATCGTGCCCTTCGACACCAAGTCCAGCCCCAAAGAGGCCCTGATTGTGCTCAAGGCCGCCATCGACCAGGGCATCCGTATCATCACCCAGGGCAACGCCTCCAGTGTCGCCGGCGCCTTGATCGAGGCATTGAACAAGCACAACGAGCGCAACCCCGATCAACAGGTGATTTACCTCAACTATGCGGCGGTGACGCCCGCGTTCACCAACGAGCTGTGCAGTTTCTGGCATTTCCGGTTCGACGCCCATGTGGATATGAAGATCGCCGCCATCACCGATTACATCAAAAACAAGCCGGACATCAAAAAGGTCTATCTCTGCAACCAGGACTATGTTTTCGGCCATGCGGTCAGTGATGCGGCCAAACAGATGCTGGCGGAAAAGCGCCCGGATATTGAAATTGTCGGCGACACCTTCACCCCCCTGGGGAAGGTAAAGGACTTTTCACCCTATGTGGCCAAGATCCAGGCTTCCGGCGCACAGGCGGTGATCTCGGGAAACTGGGGTGCAGACATGTCGCTGCTGGTCAAGGCCGCCAAAGACGCCGGTCTCGATGCCCAGTTCTACACCTTCTACGGCAGCGGTCTGGGTGCCCCGGCCGCCATCGGCGAAGCGGGTATCGGCAAACTCATCTCCGTGATCGAATGGCACTTCAACCTGGCCGTGGAAGAGAACAAACCCGAGGATGAAAAATTCTTCCTGGGATACCAGGAAAAGTACTCGGACGGCGGCAAGAGTCCCTACTACTATGGCCGTATCCGCACCACCATGGAGATGCTGGCCTTGGCCATCGATAAGGCCGGCAGCGCCAAGGCCAAAGATATCGCTTTTGCATTGGAAGGAATGGAGTACGACACGCCTTACGGCAAGGTGGTCATGCGGGCCGAAGATCACCAGTTGATTCAGCCCCTTTATCTTATGGTCTATGCCAAGAAGGGTGAAGGCACCGTCAAATACGACTCGGAGAATTCCGGCGTGGGCTTCAAGACCATCGCAAGGATCGAAGCCAAGGACACTGCCATGCCGACCACCTGCCAGATGCAGCGGCCAGCAAAATAG
- a CDS encoding branched-chain amino acid ABC transporter permease — protein sequence MLEYVLFSLLNSLVLGMLLFMLSSGLTLIFSMMGVLNFAHASFYMLGAYFGYQISTWVGFWPALVIAPLLVGGLGALVERYGLRSLHKYGHVAELLFTVGLFYIIEESVNLIWGRNAVMYPIPRLLDFPLFKLLGAEVSAYRMFMLLISMGMFIGLYLVLTRTRIGLIIQAALTHPEGVNALGHNVPAVFMLVFGGGSALAGLAGVIGGIFLITEPAMAATLGPIVFVVIVVGGMGSLTGAFVASLLLAAIQTFAVGIEYSLTDLLALFGWQVDTSGFFRDIWRIQLSHTGPILPYLFMVLMLMFRPKGLMGKRES from the coding sequence ATGTTGGAATATGTTCTTTTTTCGCTGTTGAACAGCCTTGTCCTGGGCATGCTTCTGTTCATGCTCTCCAGTGGGCTCACCCTGATCTTCAGCATGATGGGCGTTCTCAACTTCGCCCATGCCAGCTTCTACATGCTGGGGGCCTACTTCGGTTATCAGATCAGCACGTGGGTCGGCTTCTGGCCGGCGCTGGTCATCGCGCCTCTCCTGGTAGGCGGGTTGGGGGCGCTTGTCGAGCGGTACGGCCTGCGAAGCCTTCACAAGTACGGCCACGTGGCCGAACTTCTCTTCACGGTAGGCTTGTTCTATATCATCGAGGAGAGCGTCAACCTCATTTGGGGGCGCAATGCCGTCATGTATCCCATACCCAGGCTACTGGATTTTCCGCTGTTTAAATTACTCGGTGCGGAGGTCTCCGCCTACCGCATGTTCATGCTGCTGATTTCAATGGGTATGTTCATTGGCCTCTACCTGGTGTTGACCCGCACGCGCATCGGTCTGATCATCCAGGCCGCATTGACCCACCCTGAGGGGGTCAATGCGCTGGGCCACAATGTGCCGGCCGTGTTCATGCTGGTCTTTGGCGGCGGATCGGCCCTGGCCGGCTTGGCCGGTGTCATCGGCGGCATCTTTCTGATCACAGAACCGGCCATGGCGGCCACCCTGGGACCCATCGTCTTCGTGGTTATCGTGGTGGGCGGCATGGGATCGTTGACCGGTGCCTTTGTCGCCTCCCTTTTGCTGGCCGCCATCCAGACCTTTGCCGTGGGTATCGAATATTCCCTGACCGACCTCTTGGCCCTGTTTGGATGGCAGGTCGACACGTCTGGTTTCTTCCGTGACATCTGGCGGATCCAGCTGTCCCACACCGGACCGATTCTGCCCTATCTGTTCATGGTCTTGATGTTGATGTTCCGGCCAAAAGGATTGATGGGAAAACGCGAGTCCTGA